In Plectropomus leopardus isolate mb chromosome 20, YSFRI_Pleo_2.0, whole genome shotgun sequence, one DNA window encodes the following:
- the cryba4 gene encoding beta-crystallin A4, whose amino-acid sequence MTHHCTKFSGHWKIIVFDEECFQGRRHEFTSECCNVMEFGFETVRSLRVESGAWVGYEHASYQGQQFVLERGEYPQCDAFGGSNAYHIERLTSFRPIACANHRECRMTIFERENFLGRKGELSDDYPSLQAMGWCNNEVGSLKIQSGAFVCYQYPGYRGYQYIMECDRHCGEFKHFKEFGSHCQTPQIQSIRRIQQ is encoded by the exons ATGACTCACCACTGCACCAAGTTCTCCGGCCACTGGAAG ATCATCGTCTTCGACGAGGAGTGCTTCCAGGGCCGCCGCCATGAGTTCACCTCCGAGTGCTGCAACGTTATGGAGTTCGGCTTCGAGACCGTGCGCTCCCTGAGAGTGGAGAGCGGAGC ctggGTGGGTTACGAGCACGCCTCCTACCAGGGACAGCAGTTCGTCCTGGAGAGGGGAGAGTACCCCCAGTGCGACGCCTTCGGAGGCAGCAACGCCTACCACATCGAGAGGCTGACCTCCTTCAGACCTATCGCCTGTGCT aaCCACAGAGAGTGTCGTATGACTATCTTTGAGCGTGAGAACTTCCTGGGCCGTAAGGGTGAGCTTAGCGACGATTATCCCTCCCTCCAGGCCATGGGCTGGTGCAACAATGAAGTCGGCTCTCTCAAGATCCAGTCTGGAGC ATTTGTGTGCTACCAGTACCCTGGATATCGTGGATACCAGTATATCATGGAGTGTGATCGTCACTGTGGGGAGTTCAAACACTTCAAGGAGTTTGGCTCCCACTGCCAGACCCCTCAGATCCAGTCCATCCGCCGTATTCAGCAGTAA
- the crybb1 gene encoding beta-crystallin B1, which yields MSQTAKSASSQGTDAKDKGAPAPAASSKATKTGEPGMGSFRIMLFDQENFQGRMIEIQNECMNVCDRGIDRVRSIIVECGPFVAFEQTNFRGEMFILEKGEYPRWDTWSNSYRSDCLMSLRPIRMDSMEHKICLYELSDFKGNKMEIQEDDVPTLWAHGFCDRVGSVRVPGGAWVGYQYPGYRGYQYLFECGDYRHYNDFCAFQPQIQSMRRIRDMQFHQRGCFTFTSASK from the exons ATGTCTCAGACTGCCAAGTCCGCCTCCAGCCAGGGCACCGATGCCAAGGACAAGGGAGCCCCAGCTCCTGCTGCCTCCAGCAAGGCCACCAAGACCGGAGAGCCTGGCATGGGATCCTTCAGA ATCATGCTGTTCGACCAGGAGAACTTCCAGGGCAGGATGATCGAGATCCAGAATGAGTGTATGAACGTGTGTGACCGTGGCATCGATAGAGTGCGTAGTATCATTGTGGAGTGCGGCCC CTTTGTTGCCTTTGAGCAGACTAACTTCCGTGGGGAGATGTTCATCCTGGAGAAGGGAGAGTATCCTCGCTGGGATACCTGGAGCAACTCCTACCGCAGCGACTGCCTCATGTCCCTCAGGCCCATCCGCATG GACAGCATGGAGCACAAGATCTGCCTGTATGAGCTCTCCGACTTCAAGGGCAACAAGATGGAGATCCAGGAGGATGATGTGCCCACCCTCTGGGCGCATGGCTTCTGTGACAGAGTGGGCAGCGTGAGAGTCCCCGGAGGAGC CTGGGTTGGATACCAGTACCCTGGATACAGAGGCTACCAGTACCTGTTTGAGTGCGGTGATTACAGACACTACAACGACTTCTGCGCCTTCCAGCCCCAGATCCAGTCCATGCGTCGTATCAGGGACATGCAGTTCCACCAGAGAGGATGCTTCACCTTCACCTCCGCCAGCAAGTGA
- the acads gene encoding LOW QUALITY PROTEIN: short-chain specific acyl-CoA dehydrogenase, mitochondrial (The sequence of the model RefSeq protein was modified relative to this genomic sequence to represent the inferred CDS: inserted 4 bases in 3 codons) yields the protein MAALFKARRALSSCLAGCRSLSQLAELPETHQLLRQTCRDFADRELAPIAAKLDKDQSYPAKQIEELGAMGVMAIEVPEELGGTGMDYLAYSLALEEISRGCASTGVVVSVNNSLYIGPILKXGTEEQKXQWITPFTTGEKVGCFXLSEPGNGSDAGAASTVARQEGRRVVLNGTKAWITNSWDASATIVFATTDKKLKHKGISAFLIPMPHPGLSLGKKEDKLGIKASSTANIILEDCRIPLGNMLGPRGAGFKIAMQTLDSGRIGIAAQALGIAQASLDCAADYAHKRTAFGAPIGKLPAIQFKLADMAVAIESARLLTWKASLLRDSKKPFTKEAAMAKLAASEAATFCAHQAIQVLGGMGYVSDMPAERHYRDARITEIYEGTSEIQRLVIGGQLLKEYQS from the exons ATGGCTGCACTGTTTAAAGCGAGAAGAG CGCTCAGTTCGTGTCTCGCCGGCTGTCGGAGTTTGTCTCAGCTGGCAGAGCTACCAGAGACTCATCAGCTCCTCAGACAGACCTGCAGAGACTTCGCCGACAGAGAACTGGCGCCCATCGCTGCCAAACTGGACAAAGACCAGTCCTACCCCGCCaagcag ATTGAGGAGCTGGGGGCGATGGGGGTGATGGCCATCGAGGTCCCGGAGGAGCTGGGAGGGACGGGGATGGACTATCTGGCGTACAGTCTGGCTCTGGAGGAGATCAGCAGAGGCTGCGCCAGCACCGGCGTGGTGGTGTCTGTGAATAAT TCTCTCTACATCGGGCCGATTCTGA ACGGcacagaggagcaga agCAGTGGATCACGCCGTTCACCACCGGAGAGAAGGTGGGCTGCTT CCTCAGCGAGCCGG GTAACGGCAGCGATGCGGGTGCGGCGTCCACGGTGGCCCGTCAGGAGGGACGACGAGTGGTGCTGAACGGGACCAAAGCGTGGATCACCAACAGCTGGGACGCCTCGGCCACCATCGTGTTCGCCACCACGGACAAGAAACTCAAACACAAG GGCATCAGCGCCTTCCTGATCCCGATGCCACACCCGGGGCTGTCTCTGGGCAAGAAAGAGGACAAGCTGGGCATCAAAGCCTCGTCCACCGCCAACATCATCCTGGAGGACTGCAGGATACCGCTGGGCAACATGCTGGGCCCCCGAGGAGCCGGATTCAAGATCGCCATG CAAACCCTGGACAGCGGGCGGATCGGCATCGCGGCTCAGGCTCTCGGCATCGCTCAGGCCTCTCTGGACTGCGCCGCAGACTACGCGCACAAACGCACCGCTTTCGGAGCGCCCATCGGCAAGCTGCCGGCCATCCAG TTCAAACTGGCCGACATGGCTGTGGCAATAGAGAGCGCCCGTCTGCTCACCTGGAAGGCTTCACTTCTTCGAGACTCAAAGAAACCCTTCACCAAG GAAGCAGCCATGGCCAAACTCGCAGCATCTGAAGCCGCCACCTTCTGCGCACaccag GCGATCCAGGTTCTGGGTGGGATGGGTTACGTGTCGGACATGCCCGCCGAGAGGCACTACCGCGATGCTCGCATTACAGAGATCTACGAGGGCACCAGTGAGATCCAGAGACTGGTTATTGGTGGCCAGTTACTGAAGGAATACCAGTCATAA